One Roseomonas sp. OT10 DNA window includes the following coding sequences:
- a CDS encoding extracellular solute-binding protein, whose translation MHRPTRRHLLAGSAGLAGLLAAPAVLRAQTKEIFVGGPASPGLTDVLFPLIERKHGFKILFEGSNSLVNLEKIRANKARPTMTVTMMDDPVLILAEREKVITPLKGTAIPNLADLRADAKPRDAMWANWCLPAASIAYNTDSVKPSPASYAEAWDPKYRDKVILISMRITQAVVPLIAAAHLATGKPLADCLKEADAGIEKLKQMKPNILQVTSNTPQAQQLLETGEIDLFLSPDSRSVLFRKSQGAPCDLARPKEGTVAMPAGVALVANGPNPELGMKFIDELLSPETQAMVAKTFFSSPTNTKAVLPAGLSFPELTVLDWEYFADNRNRWIERFEREISGG comes from the coding sequence ATGCACCGTCCCACGCGCCGCCACCTCCTGGCCGGCTCCGCCGGCCTGGCGGGCCTTCTCGCCGCCCCGGCGGTGCTTCGCGCGCAGACGAAGGAGATCTTCGTGGGCGGCCCCGCCTCCCCCGGGCTGACCGACGTGCTGTTCCCGCTGATCGAGCGCAAGCACGGCTTCAAGATCCTGTTCGAGGGCTCCAACTCCCTCGTCAACCTGGAGAAGATCCGCGCCAACAAGGCCCGCCCGACCATGACGGTGACGATGATGGACGACCCCGTCCTGATCCTCGCCGAGCGGGAGAAGGTCATCACCCCGCTGAAGGGCACGGCCATCCCCAACCTCGCCGACCTCCGCGCCGATGCGAAGCCGCGCGACGCGATGTGGGCGAACTGGTGCCTGCCCGCCGCCTCCATTGCCTACAACACGGACAGCGTGAAGCCCTCCCCCGCCTCCTATGCCGAGGCCTGGGACCCGAAGTACCGCGACAAGGTCATCCTGATCTCGATGCGCATCACCCAGGCGGTGGTGCCGCTGATCGCCGCCGCCCACCTCGCCACCGGCAAGCCGCTGGCCGACTGCCTGAAGGAGGCGGATGCGGGCATCGAGAAGCTGAAGCAGATGAAGCCCAACATCCTCCAGGTCACCAGCAACACGCCCCAGGCGCAGCAGCTGCTGGAGACGGGCGAGATCGACCTCTTCCTCAGCCCCGACAGCCGCTCCGTCCTGTTCCGCAAGTCCCAGGGCGCGCCCTGCGACCTGGCGCGGCCGAAGGAGGGGACGGTCGCCATGCCGGCCGGCGTCGCGCTGGTCGCCAACGGGCCGAACCCGGAACTGGGGATGAAGTTCATCGACGAGCTGCTGAGCCCCGAGACCCAGGCGATGGTCGCCAAGACCTTCTTCTCCAGCCCCACCAACACCAAGGCCGTCCTGCCGGCCGGACTGAGCTTCCCCGAGCTGACGGTGCTGGACTGGGAGTACTTCGCCGACAACCGCAACCGCTGGATCGAGCGCTTCGAGCGCGAGATCTCGGGCGGCTGA
- the ahcY gene encoding adenosylhomocysteinase — MPDTHQPATDHVVRDLSLAGWGRKELSMAEDEMPGLMAIRREYGKDQPLKGARISGCLHMTIQTGVLIETLKALGADVRWSSCNIFSTQDHAAAAIAATGTPVFAVKGESLKEYWDYVRRTLDWPVTAENPDGVPNLLLDDGGDMTLLVHYGLRAEQGDTAFLDKPTNEEEEVFYALVKELVATRKGWFAKLAASIRGVSEETTTGVHRLYVMAKEGRLLFPAINVNDSVTKSKFDNLYGCRESLVDGIRRGTDVMMSGKVACVAGYGDVGKGSAASLKNAGCRVIVTEIDPICALQAAMEGYEVVTMEDAAPRADIFVTATGNVDVITIDHMRAMKHRAIVCNIGHFDSEIQVAALKNYRWENVKPQVDEIEFPDGKRLILLSEGRLVNLGNATGHPSFVMSASFSNQTLAQIELWTNGSAYGKQVYTLPKKLDEKVAALHLEKVGAKLTVLSKQQADYIGVPEAGPFKTEQYRY; from the coding sequence ATGCCCGACACCCACCAGCCCGCCACGGACCACGTCGTCCGCGACCTCTCCCTCGCCGGCTGGGGCCGCAAGGAGCTGTCGATGGCCGAGGACGAGATGCCCGGCCTGATGGCGATCCGCCGAGAATACGGCAAGGACCAGCCGCTGAAGGGCGCCCGCATCTCCGGCTGCCTGCACATGACCATCCAGACGGGCGTGCTGATCGAGACGCTGAAGGCGCTGGGCGCCGATGTCCGCTGGTCGTCCTGCAACATCTTCTCCACCCAGGACCACGCCGCGGCCGCCATCGCCGCCACGGGCACGCCGGTCTTCGCGGTGAAGGGCGAGAGCCTGAAGGAGTACTGGGACTACGTCCGCCGCACGCTGGACTGGCCCGTGACCGCCGAGAACCCGGACGGCGTGCCGAACCTGCTGCTGGATGACGGCGGCGACATGACCCTCCTCGTGCATTACGGGCTGCGCGCCGAGCAGGGCGACACCGCCTTCCTCGACAAGCCCACGAACGAGGAGGAGGAGGTCTTCTACGCCCTGGTCAAGGAGCTGGTCGCCACCCGCAAGGGCTGGTTCGCCAAGCTGGCCGCCAGCATCAGGGGCGTGTCGGAGGAGACGACGACGGGCGTGCACCGCCTCTACGTGATGGCGAAGGAGGGGCGGCTGCTCTTCCCCGCGATCAACGTCAACGACAGCGTCACCAAGTCGAAGTTCGACAACCTCTACGGCTGCCGCGAATCCCTGGTCGACGGCATCCGCCGCGGCACGGACGTGATGATGTCCGGCAAGGTCGCCTGCGTCGCGGGCTATGGCGACGTGGGCAAGGGCTCCGCCGCCAGCCTGAAGAACGCCGGCTGCCGCGTGATCGTCACCGAGATCGACCCGATCTGCGCGCTGCAGGCGGCGATGGAGGGCTACGAGGTCGTGACGATGGAGGACGCCGCCCCGCGCGCCGACATCTTCGTCACCGCCACGGGCAATGTGGACGTCATCACCATCGACCACATGCGGGCGATGAAGCACCGCGCGATCGTGTGCAACATCGGCCACTTCGACAGCGAGATCCAGGTCGCGGCGCTGAAGAACTACAGGTGGGAGAACGTGAAGCCGCAGGTGGACGAGATCGAGTTCCCCGACGGCAAGCGCCTGATCCTGCTCTCCGAGGGCCGGCTGGTGAACCTGGGCAACGCCACGGGCCACCCCTCCTTCGTGATGAGCGCCTCCTTCAGCAACCAGACCCTGGCGCAGATCGAGCTGTGGACCAACGGTTCGGCCTACGGCAAGCAGGTCTACACCCTGCCCAAGAAGCTGGACGAGAAGGTCGCGGCCCTGCACCTGGAGAAGGTGGGCGCGAAGCTGACGGTGCTGTCCAAGCAGCAGGCCGACTACATCGGCGTGCCCGAGGCCGGTCCCTTCAAGACCGAGCAGTACCGCTACTGA
- a CDS encoding DUF4149 domain-containing protein codes for MTGAATLLALFATALMLGGMAYFAAGVAPLVFTRLPATHSGPFIRQVFPVYYLWVLGTAALAGVALLFVRPFDALAMFLVAGVAGWLRQWLMPAINAASDAAQAGDAVARRRFARGHRLSVLVNLAQMLVGAVILTRFAT; via the coding sequence ATGACGGGGGCCGCGACGCTGCTGGCGCTGTTCGCCACCGCCCTGATGCTGGGCGGCATGGCCTACTTCGCCGCCGGCGTCGCGCCGCTGGTCTTCACCCGCCTGCCGGCCACCCATTCGGGGCCCTTCATCCGGCAGGTCTTCCCCGTCTACTACCTCTGGGTGCTGGGCACCGCGGCCCTGGCCGGTGTGGCGCTGCTGTTCGTGCGGCCCTTCGACGCGCTGGCGATGTTCCTCGTCGCCGGCGTGGCGGGCTGGCTGCGGCAATGGCTGATGCCGGCGATCAACGCCGCCTCCGACGCGGCGCAGGCGGGCGATGCCGTGGCCCGGCGGCGCTTCGCCCGCGGGCACCGCCTCTCGGTGCTGGTCAACCTGGCGCAGATGCTGGTGGGTGCCGTGATCCTGACCCGCTTCGCGACCTGA
- the radC gene encoding RadC family protein — protein MNRPSPGFADATGFPDGFARPDPLLSPASPPPPPPGCAPRLLREALATQGADALSDEDLATLLLGFVLPVDSRPLAQAVLRRFGSFAALLAAPQRELRAVPGLGTHGISAIKLVHAAALRLARAQVMHRPVLDRWDALIAYLTAALARERVEQFRVLFLDGEHRLLADEAQARGTVNHTPVYPREVVKRALELRAAALILVHNHPSGDPTPSREDLAMTEQVREAAESLSIDLHDHVIVGNGRHLSFRQEGLI, from the coding sequence ATGAACCGGCCGTCGCCCGGCTTCGCGGATGCCACCGGCTTCCCCGATGGCTTCGCGCGGCCGGATCCGCTGCTCAGCCCGGCTTCCCCTCCCCCGCCGCCGCCGGGCTGCGCCCCCCGCCTCCTGCGCGAGGCGCTGGCGACCCAGGGGGCGGATGCGCTGTCCGACGAGGATCTGGCCACGCTGCTGCTGGGCTTCGTGCTGCCCGTGGACAGCCGCCCCCTGGCCCAGGCCGTCCTGCGCCGCTTCGGAAGCTTCGCCGCCCTGCTGGCCGCGCCGCAACGCGAGCTGCGCGCGGTGCCGGGGCTGGGCACCCATGGCATCTCCGCGATCAAGCTGGTGCACGCGGCGGCGCTGCGCCTGGCCCGGGCGCAGGTGATGCACCGGCCGGTGCTGGACCGCTGGGACGCGCTGATCGCCTATCTGACCGCCGCCCTGGCACGGGAGCGGGTGGAGCAGTTCCGCGTGCTGTTCCTCGACGGGGAGCACCGGCTGCTGGCGGATGAGGCGCAGGCGCGCGGAACGGTGAACCACACGCCCGTCTATCCGCGGGAGGTGGTGAAGCGCGCCCTGGAGCTGCGCGCCGCCGCGCTGATCCTGGTGCACAACCACCCCAGCGGCGATCCCACGCCCTCGCGCGAGGATCTGGCGATGACGGAGCAGGTGCGCGAGGCGGCCGAGAGCCTGTCGATCGACCTGCACGACCATGTCATCGTCGGCAACGGCCGCCACCTGAGCTTCCGGCAGGAAGGGCTGATCTGA
- a CDS encoding JAB domain-containing protein, which produces MRDRLLAGGPDALPDYEVLEMLLFLGIPRRDTKPLAKATINRFGSLAAVLGATPAELRQAPGLGPDSVAALKLVEAATARLTRAESVERPLLSSWDRLMDYLAFAPIGAAPLRVLFLDNRNRLLADEPWPAATEAPQPRDVITRALELHSTALILLQRQPAGWTGPGRPEAALSTRLRRAAAVLSIVLHDHLILGGPEPVSLRRAGLLAA; this is translated from the coding sequence ATGCGCGACCGCCTGCTGGCCGGCGGTCCGGACGCCCTGCCGGATTACGAGGTGCTGGAGATGCTGCTCTTCCTGGGCATCCCGCGCCGCGACACCAAGCCGCTGGCCAAGGCGACGATCAACCGCTTCGGCAGCCTTGCCGCCGTGCTCGGCGCCACCCCGGCCGAGCTGCGCCAGGCGCCCGGCCTCGGGCCGGACAGCGTCGCCGCCCTGAAGCTGGTGGAGGCAGCGACGGCGCGGCTGACGCGTGCGGAGTCGGTCGAGCGACCGCTGCTGAGCAGCTGGGACCGGCTGATGGACTACCTCGCCTTCGCGCCCATCGGCGCGGCGCCGCTGCGGGTCCTGTTCCTGGACAACCGCAACCGGCTGCTGGCGGACGAGCCCTGGCCCGCCGCGACGGAGGCGCCGCAGCCGCGCGACGTGATCACCCGGGCGCTGGAGCTGCACTCGACCGCGCTGATCCTGCTGCAACGGCAGCCGGCGGGCTGGACGGGGCCCGGGCGGCCGGAGGCAGCGCTGTCCACCCGGCTGCGCCGTGCCGCCGCGGTGCTGTCCATCGTGCTGCACGACCACCTGATCCTCGGCGGACCGGAGCCGGTCAGCCTGCGCCGTGCCGGGCTGCTGGCCGCATGA
- a CDS encoding NUDIX hydrolase: MNGKARREEGPPPGEAAPEPPPFRATDFTAAGEPPPARAVRPRDAATLLLWRQGPAGLEVLMGVRSSRHRFMPGRLVFPGGRVDAADSRVPLASPLRPEPRRALEHRATPARARAIATAAVRELWEETGLRLGDAGPGGALRPDLAALDYLCRAVTPPMSPVRFNARFLTAPADAAQGGLAGSGELEALGWYPVSGTPERDLAPITAQVLAEFRALMALPEVARPGRPLIWFQGRDRRRLEGPARARPSAAAILPGGESG, encoded by the coding sequence ATGAACGGGAAAGCACGCCGGGAGGAAGGGCCACCGCCGGGAGAGGCTGCGCCGGAGCCGCCCCCCTTCCGCGCCACGGACTTCACCGCCGCCGGCGAGCCGCCCCCCGCACGCGCGGTCCGGCCACGGGATGCCGCGACGCTGCTGCTCTGGCGCCAGGGGCCGGCGGGGCTCGAGGTGCTGATGGGCGTGCGCAGCAGCCGGCACCGCTTCATGCCCGGCCGGCTGGTCTTCCCCGGCGGACGGGTGGATGCCGCGGATTCCCGGGTGCCACTGGCCAGCCCGCTGCGCCCGGAGCCCCGGCGCGCGCTGGAACACCGGGCCACCCCGGCACGGGCGCGGGCCATCGCCACGGCGGCGGTGCGGGAACTGTGGGAGGAGACCGGCCTCCGTCTGGGCGATGCCGGGCCGGGCGGCGCCCTGCGGCCGGATCTGGCGGCGCTGGACTATCTCTGCCGTGCCGTGACGCCGCCGATGAGCCCGGTGCGCTTCAACGCCCGCTTCCTCACCGCCCCGGCCGACGCGGCGCAGGGCGGGCTGGCGGGCAGCGGCGAGTTGGAGGCGCTGGGCTGGTACCCCGTCAGCGGCACGCCGGAGCGGGACCTGGCCCCGATCACCGCCCAGGTGCTCGCCGAGTTCCGGGCGCTGATGGCCCTGCCGGAGGTGGCGCGGCCCGGTCGGCCGCTGATCTGGTTCCAGGGGCGCGACCGCCGGCGGCTCGAGGGGCCGGCGCGGGCACGGCCGTCCGCCGCCGCCATTTTGCCGGGCGGCGAATCGGGCTAA
- a CDS encoding S-(hydroxymethyl)glutathione dehydrogenase/class III alcohol dehydrogenase — protein sequence MKTRAAVAWAAGKPLTIETIDVEGPRDNEVLVEVMATGICHTDAYTLSGADPEGLFPAILGHEGAGIVREVGKDVRSLKPGDHVIPLYTPECRQCKTCLSQRSNLCTAIRATQGKGVMPDGTSRFHCEPAGGGSKPLFHYMGCSTFANFTVLPEIALAKVREDAPFDKICYIGCGVTTGIGAVINTAKVWPGANVVVFGLGGIGLNVIQGARMVGADKIVGVDLNPAKVEMARKFGMTDFVNPNEVGNDKVVQAIVDLTGGGADFSFDATGNVNVMRQALECCHRGWGESIIIGVAEAGREISTRPFQLVTGRVWKGTAFGGARGRTDVPKIVDWYMEGKIEIDSLITHTMGLDDINHGFDLMHEGKSIRSVVIY from the coding sequence ATGAAGACCCGTGCCGCCGTCGCCTGGGCCGCCGGCAAGCCGCTCACCATCGAGACGATCGACGTGGAAGGCCCGCGCGACAACGAGGTGCTGGTGGAGGTGATGGCCACCGGCATCTGCCACACCGACGCCTACACCCTGTCGGGCGCCGATCCGGAGGGGCTGTTCCCCGCCATCCTGGGCCATGAGGGGGCGGGGATCGTGCGCGAGGTCGGTAAGGACGTGCGCAGCCTGAAGCCCGGCGACCACGTCATCCCGCTCTACACGCCGGAATGCCGGCAGTGCAAAACCTGCCTGTCCCAGCGCAGCAACCTCTGCACCGCGATCCGCGCCACCCAGGGCAAGGGCGTGATGCCGGACGGCACCAGCCGCTTCCACTGCGAGCCGGCCGGTGGGGGCAGCAAGCCGCTCTTCCACTACATGGGCTGCTCGACCTTCGCGAACTTCACCGTGCTGCCGGAGATCGCGCTGGCCAAGGTCCGCGAGGACGCGCCCTTCGACAAGATCTGCTACATCGGCTGCGGCGTGACGACGGGCATCGGCGCCGTCATCAACACCGCCAAGGTCTGGCCGGGCGCGAACGTGGTGGTCTTCGGCCTGGGCGGCATCGGTCTGAACGTCATCCAGGGCGCCCGCATGGTGGGCGCGGACAAGATCGTCGGCGTGGACCTGAACCCCGCCAAGGTCGAGATGGCCCGGAAGTTCGGCATGACGGACTTCGTCAACCCGAACGAGGTCGGCAACGACAAGGTGGTGCAGGCCATCGTGGACCTGACCGGCGGCGGCGCCGACTTCTCCTTCGACGCCACCGGCAACGTGAACGTGATGCGCCAGGCGCTGGAATGCTGTCACCGCGGCTGGGGCGAGAGCATCATCATCGGCGTGGCCGAGGCGGGGCGCGAGATCAGCACCCGCCCCTTCCAGCTCGTCACCGGCCGGGTCTGGAAGGGCACCGCCTTCGGCGGCGCGCGCGGCCGCACCGACGTGCCGAAGATCGTCGACTGGTACATGGAGGGGAAGATCGAGATCGACAGCCTGATCACCCACACCATGGGCCTCGACGACATCAACCACGGCTTCGACCTGATGCACGAGGGCAAGTCGATCCGCTCCGTCGTGATCTACTGA
- the fghA gene encoding S-formylglutathione hydrolase, whose product MEVVSRARSFGGTQLVCRHDSAATGVPMRFGVYLPPQAGDGALRDAKVPVLWFLSGLTCTEANFTEKAGAQRVAAELGIMLVVPDTSPRGEGVADDAAYDLGQGAGFYLDAVQGPWAPHFRMESWITGELPDVIAAAFPAADRARQSVTGHSMGGHGALTLALRHPGRFRSVSAFAPIVAPMSCPWGVKAFRAYLGAGRGWRGHDAVALIEDGALLPEILVDQGTADPFLAEQLKPELLAEACKAAGIPLTLRMQEGYDHSYFFISSFIADHLAWHAERLRA is encoded by the coding sequence ATGGAGGTCGTCTCCCGCGCGAGAAGCTTCGGCGGCACCCAGCTGGTCTGCCGCCATGACAGCGCGGCGACTGGCGTGCCGATGCGATTCGGCGTCTACCTGCCGCCGCAAGCGGGCGACGGCGCGCTGCGCGATGCCAAGGTCCCGGTGCTGTGGTTCCTCTCCGGCCTGACCTGCACGGAGGCGAACTTCACCGAGAAGGCGGGGGCGCAGCGCGTCGCCGCCGAGCTGGGGATCATGCTGGTGGTCCCCGACACCTCGCCGCGCGGCGAGGGCGTGGCGGATGACGCGGCCTACGACCTCGGCCAGGGCGCGGGCTTCTACCTGGATGCGGTGCAGGGCCCCTGGGCACCGCATTTCCGCATGGAGAGCTGGATCACGGGCGAGCTGCCCGACGTGATCGCGGCGGCGTTCCCGGCCGCCGACAGGGCGCGGCAATCCGTCACCGGCCATTCCATGGGCGGGCACGGGGCGCTGACGCTCGCGCTGCGGCATCCGGGGCGCTTCCGCTCCGTCTCCGCCTTTGCCCCGATCGTGGCGCCGATGAGCTGCCCCTGGGGGGTGAAGGCCTTCCGCGCCTATCTCGGCGCGGGGCGGGGGTGGCGCGGACACGACGCGGTGGCGCTGATCGAGGACGGGGCGCTGCTGCCGGAGATCCTGGTCGACCAGGGCACGGCCGACCCCTTCCTGGCCGAGCAGTTGAAGCCGGAGTTGCTGGCCGAGGCCTGCAAGGCCGCGGGCATCCCGCTGACGCTGCGGATGCAGGAGGGCTACGACCACTCCTACTTCTTCATCAGCAGCTTCATCGCGGACCACCTGGCCTGGCACGCGGAGCGGCTGCGCGCCTGA
- a CDS encoding pyridoxal phosphate-dependent aminotransferase, translated as MDAEPDLHPSQRPPGQASHAMPAPAADLPARIQGLGASQIAEIADLAREDPAVIKLWIGEGDLPSPEIVTEAAVAALREGHTRYTYSLGLPKLHEALSAYHARHWGVAVDPSRFSITAGGMNAIMQAFQALLEPGDEVIYHAPAWPNMVEAARICGGAPVAVAFRRDAQGGFVLPLEDVFAAVTPRTKAIIVNSPSNPTGWMMPRADMERLVAFARERGIWIISDEVYNHFTYGNAIAPSFLQLCGPNDRLLVTNTFSKNWAMTGWRAGWIVFPEGMDATFAKIGQYSTTSIPTFIQHAAIVALEQGDGFIRTMVGRCAESRAIFVEGLSGLPKLRMRAPDGAFYLFFSVEGEDDARALAKRILFEAKVGVAPGTAFGEDGAGCLRLCFAISPELAREAVARLRAFFLA; from the coding sequence ATGGACGCCGAACCCGACCTGCACCCGTCCCAGCGTCCGCCCGGCCAGGCGTCGCACGCCATGCCCGCCCCGGCGGCGGACCTGCCCGCGCGCATCCAGGGCCTGGGCGCCAGCCAGATCGCGGAGATCGCCGACCTCGCCCGCGAGGACCCGGCGGTGATCAAGCTGTGGATCGGCGAGGGGGATCTGCCGAGCCCGGAGATCGTCACCGAGGCCGCCGTCGCCGCCCTGCGCGAGGGCCACACGCGCTACACCTACTCGCTGGGCCTGCCGAAGCTGCACGAGGCGCTGTCCGCCTATCACGCGCGGCACTGGGGGGTGGCGGTGGACCCCTCCCGCTTCTCCATCACCGCGGGCGGCATGAACGCGATCATGCAGGCCTTCCAGGCGCTGCTGGAGCCGGGTGACGAGGTGATCTACCACGCCCCCGCCTGGCCCAACATGGTCGAGGCGGCGCGGATCTGCGGCGGCGCGCCGGTCGCCGTCGCCTTCCGCCGCGACGCGCAGGGGGGCTTCGTGCTGCCGCTGGAGGACGTCTTCGCGGCCGTCACGCCGCGCACGAAGGCGATCATCGTCAACTCCCCCTCCAACCCGACCGGCTGGATGATGCCGCGGGCGGACATGGAGCGCCTCGTCGCCTTCGCGCGCGAGCGCGGCATCTGGATCATCTCCGACGAGGTCTACAACCACTTCACCTACGGCAACGCGATCGCGCCCTCCTTCCTCCAGCTCTGCGGCCCGAACGACCGGCTGCTGGTGACGAACACCTTCAGCAAGAACTGGGCGATGACCGGCTGGCGCGCCGGCTGGATCGTCTTCCCCGAGGGGATGGACGCCACCTTCGCCAAGATCGGCCAGTACAGCACCACCTCCATCCCGACCTTCATCCAGCACGCCGCCATCGTGGCGCTGGAACAGGGCGACGGCTTCATCCGCACCATGGTCGGCCGCTGCGCCGAGAGCCGCGCGATCTTCGTGGAGGGGTTGTCCGGCCTGCCGAAGCTGCGGATGCGCGCGCCGGACGGGGCCTTCTACCTGTTCTTCTCCGTGGAGGGGGAGGACGACGCCCGTGCCCTGGCGAAGCGCATCCTGTTCGAGGCCAAGGTCGGCGTGGCGCCGGGCACCGCCTTCGGCGAGGATGGCGCCGGCTGCCTGCGCCTCTGCTTCGCCATCTCGCCGGAGCTGGCCCGCGAGGCAGTGGCGAGGCTGCGGGCGTTCTTCCTGGCCTGA
- a CDS encoding Bug family tripartite tricarboxylate transporter substrate binding protein: protein MPHRPLSRRPLLGTGLALAGTALAPRAFAQGGVPGGGDGWPDRPVRLVVPFPGGSTPDLVARSIGGYLASHLGQPVVVDNRAGAGGNIGTDLVAKATDGHTIGLSINGPITTAPALFPSLPYDPLRDLRPIAMAVRAPQLLVIAPGVPARDLKGFLAHVKANPGKLSFGSVGAGSGGHLAMVELMAREGLRMEHIPYRGFPQAVLDLVAGRIETMIVTIGAVLPQVQEGKAIALASTGERRAPEVPEVPTLAEAGISDATSYGWSGLFAPAGMPEAHRARLEALAVAGFKEPVVRAPLEKAGFEVMGLSSRDFATFIAAETARWGGLIERLGIRAEG from the coding sequence ATGCCCCACCGCCCCCTCTCCCGCCGCCCGCTGCTGGGCACCGGCCTCGCCCTGGCCGGCACCGCCCTCGCCCCCCGGGCCTTTGCCCAGGGGGGTGTCCCAGGGGGCGGCGATGGCTGGCCCGACCGGCCGGTGCGGCTGGTGGTCCCCTTTCCCGGCGGCAGCACGCCCGACCTGGTGGCGCGCTCCATCGGCGGCTACCTGGCGTCGCATCTCGGCCAGCCGGTGGTGGTGGACAACCGCGCGGGCGCCGGCGGCAACATCGGCACCGACCTCGTGGCCAAGGCGACGGACGGGCATACGATCGGCCTGTCCATCAACGGTCCCATCACCACGGCGCCGGCCCTCTTCCCCAGCCTGCCCTATGACCCGCTGCGCGACCTGAGGCCGATCGCCATGGCGGTGCGCGCGCCGCAGCTGCTGGTCATCGCCCCCGGCGTGCCGGCACGGGACCTGAAGGGGTTCCTGGCGCATGTGAAGGCCAATCCCGGCAAGCTCTCCTTCGGCTCGGTCGGCGCCGGCTCCGGCGGGCACCTGGCCATGGTCGAGCTGATGGCGCGCGAGGGGCTGCGGATGGAGCACATCCCCTATCGCGGCTTCCCCCAGGCGGTGCTGGACCTCGTCGCCGGGCGGATCGAGACGATGATCGTCACCATCGGCGCCGTGCTGCCGCAGGTGCAGGAGGGCAAGGCCATCGCCCTGGCCTCCACCGGCGAGCGCCGCGCCCCGGAGGTGCCGGAGGTGCCGACCCTGGCCGAGGCAGGAATCTCCGACGCCACCTCCTATGGCTGGTCCGGCCTCTTCGCCCCGGCCGGGATGCCGGAGGCCCATCGCGCCCGGCTGGAGGCGCTGGCCGTCGCCGGCTTCAAGGAGCCCGTCGTCCGCGCCCCGCTGGAGAAGGCAGGCTTCGAGGTGATGGGCCTGTCGTCCCGGGACTTCGCCACCTTCATCGCCGCCGAGACGGCGCGCTGGGGCGGGCTGATCGAACGCCTCGGCATCCGCGCGGAGGGGTAA
- a CDS encoding nucleoside deaminase: protein MLAKAIALSHESRAAGHHPFAALVADAQGEVVVQAGNDSRPPGGDPTRHAELVAAAGAARRLTAQALQGATLYSSAEPCAMCAGAIYWCGIGRVVYALSERRLLALTGAHAENPTLSLPCREVFSRGQRRIAVLGPAMEEDAASAHAGFWA, encoded by the coding sequence TTGCTCGCGAAGGCCATCGCCCTCTCGCACGAAAGCCGCGCGGCCGGGCACCACCCCTTCGCGGCGCTGGTGGCGGACGCGCAGGGCGAGGTGGTCGTGCAGGCCGGCAATGACAGCCGCCCGCCCGGGGGCGACCCCACCCGCCATGCCGAGCTGGTCGCCGCGGCCGGCGCCGCCCGCCGGCTGACGGCCCAGGCGCTGCAGGGCGCCACGCTCTACAGCTCGGCCGAGCCCTGCGCCATGTGCGCCGGGGCCATCTACTGGTGCGGCATCGGGCGGGTGGTCTACGCCCTGTCGGAGCGCCGGCTGCTCGCCCTGACCGGGGCGCATGCCGAGAACCCGACCCTCTCCCTGCCCTGCCGCGAGGTCTTCTCGCGCGGCCAGCGCCGCATCGCCGTGCTCGGCCCGGCGATGGAGGAGGACGCCGCCAGCGCGCATGCGGGGTTCTGGGCGTAG
- a CDS encoding shikimate dehydrogenase, whose protein sequence is MSWAEKRPVLAGLIGAGIQGSLTPALHEREGAEQGLREIYKLIDLDRLGVTADALPEILTAAKRMGYDGLNVTYPCKQRIIPLLDGLSDDARALGAVNTVVLRDGKAVGHNTDWWGWAEAFKRGLPDAPMGRVVQLGAGGAGAAVAHAALTLGTGRLSLFDVDAARAADLAAELCGRFGAGRAVAGEDQAEAVAAADGLIHCTPTGMAKLPGLPLPAELLHPRLWVSEIVYFPLETALLKAARAIGCRTLDGGGMATFQAVEAFRLFTGIEPDAERMRRHFLSMVG, encoded by the coding sequence ATGAGCTGGGCGGAGAAACGCCCCGTCCTGGCCGGGCTGATCGGCGCCGGCATCCAGGGCTCGCTGACCCCCGCCCTGCACGAGCGCGAGGGCGCCGAGCAGGGGCTGCGCGAGATCTACAAGCTGATCGACCTGGACCGGCTCGGCGTCACCGCCGACGCCCTGCCGGAGATCCTGACCGCCGCGAAGCGCATGGGCTATGACGGGCTGAACGTCACCTATCCCTGCAAGCAGCGCATCATCCCCCTGCTCGACGGCCTGTCCGACGACGCCCGCGCGCTGGGCGCGGTGAACACCGTCGTGCTGCGCGACGGCAAGGCGGTGGGCCACAACACGGATTGGTGGGGCTGGGCCGAGGCGTTCAAGCGCGGCCTGCCGGACGCCCCGATGGGCCGCGTGGTGCAGCTCGGCGCCGGCGGTGCGGGGGCGGCGGTGGCGCATGCCGCACTGACCCTGGGCACGGGGCGGCTGAGCTTGTTCGACGTGGACGCCGCGCGCGCCGCCGACCTCGCGGCCGAGCTGTGCGGGCGCTTCGGCGCCGGCCGCGCCGTGGCGGGCGAGGACCAGGCGGAGGCCGTGGCGGCCGCCGACGGGCTGATCCACTGCACCCCCACCGGCATGGCGAAGCTGCCCGGCCTGCCGCTCCCGGCGGAACTGCTGCACCCGCGGCTGTGGGTGTCGGAGATCGTCTACTTCCCGCTGGAGACGGCGCTGCTGAAGGCGGCGCGCGCGATCGGCTGCCGCACGCTGGACGGCGGCGGCATGGCGACCTTCCAGGCGGTGGAGGCCTTCCGCCTTTTCACCGGCATCGAGCCGGATGCGGAGCGGATGCGGCGCCACTTCCTGTCCATGGTGGGCTGA